The following are encoded in a window of Streptomyces sp. SAT1 genomic DNA:
- a CDS encoding helix-turn-helix transcriptional regulator, with amino-acid sequence MSEIRHQPVAPTSTQSRAGGDVIDRHRHDDHQLIYVSSGVLAIRTEHGSWIAPNDRALWIPAHTWHEHRFYGRSRFHTVGFPAGDPKPVLDARTPAVVAVDALVRELLIALTSPDLTRAETRHIEAVLRDRLRRVAEQPIMLPVPRDRRLAQVCRLVEADLSRPYTLAELARHAHVGERTLSRLFREEFGMTYPQWRTRVRLFHAMVMLAEDATVTDTAHACGWASASAFVDIFAQAMGTTPGTYRAGVFGPRER; translated from the coding sequence ATGTCCGAGATCCGACACCAGCCGGTCGCGCCGACCAGCACCCAGTCCCGCGCGGGCGGCGACGTCATCGACCGCCACCGCCACGACGACCACCAGCTGATCTACGTCAGCTCGGGCGTCCTCGCGATCCGCACCGAGCACGGCTCCTGGATCGCGCCGAACGACCGGGCCCTGTGGATCCCGGCGCACACCTGGCACGAGCACCGCTTCTACGGCCGCAGCCGCTTCCACACCGTCGGTTTCCCGGCCGGTGACCCCAAGCCCGTGCTCGACGCGCGGACACCGGCCGTGGTCGCCGTCGACGCCCTCGTACGCGAACTGCTGATCGCCCTCACCAGCCCCGACCTCACCCGCGCCGAGACCCGCCACATCGAGGCGGTCCTGCGTGACCGGCTCCGCCGGGTCGCGGAGCAGCCGATCATGCTGCCCGTGCCGCGGGACCGGCGGCTGGCCCAGGTCTGCCGACTGGTGGAGGCCGATCTGAGCCGCCCGTACACCCTCGCCGAACTCGCCCGCCACGCCCACGTCGGCGAACGCACCCTGTCCCGGCTGTTCCGCGAGGAGTTCGGTATGACCTACCCCCAGTGGCGCACCCGCGTCCGCCTCTTCCACGCCATGGTGATGCTCGCCGAGGACGCCACCGTCACCGACACCGCCCACGCCTGCGGCTGGGCATCCGCCAGTGCCTTCGTCGACATCTTCGCCCAGGCCATGGGCACCACACCCGGGACGTACCGCGCGGGTGTGTTCGGCCCGCGGGAGCGGTGA
- a CDS encoding MFS transporter, whose product MRVWATAHAVDDFYQGLVPAAVPYFVLERHFSYVEASGLALAATLGSALPQVPIGLLADRHRLRWMAPLGISLAGVGAGLSGLAPAYPAVFALLLLAGVGIAMFHPPAGRDARRAAGGSATAMSYFAAGGSVGFFVGPALVTPALDGLGIGATALFIPPAVLMGFVLLRHHTRTADTAVRKAGPRGKDQPGRFAALTAVEVARSTVSTGLNTFISLYWIRHLGAGSGLGGTALTLELGGGVLGTLLGGRLADRIGMVRTVQIGNAAMLPALWAMLACDDKYAALPLALLVGLISNIPFAVLIKLGQDYLPSRPGTAAGVTLGLAVSAGGLFMPLLGLVAGHHGPRGALVVLAVVPVLAILLSTALREPAHDPADEPADEPGPGGPGAPAPGAAPR is encoded by the coding sequence ATGAGGGTGTGGGCCACGGCCCACGCCGTCGACGACTTCTACCAGGGCCTCGTGCCCGCCGCCGTCCCCTACTTCGTGCTGGAACGGCACTTCAGCTATGTCGAGGCCTCCGGGCTCGCGCTGGCCGCGACGCTGGGCAGTGCGCTGCCCCAGGTGCCGATCGGGCTGCTGGCCGACCGCCACCGGCTCCGCTGGATGGCACCGCTCGGGATCAGCCTGGCGGGCGTCGGGGCGGGCCTCTCCGGTCTGGCGCCCGCCTATCCGGCGGTGTTCGCGCTGCTGCTGCTCGCCGGTGTCGGCATCGCGATGTTCCACCCGCCCGCCGGACGCGACGCCCGCCGGGCGGCGGGCGGCAGCGCCACCGCGATGAGCTACTTCGCGGCCGGCGGAAGCGTCGGCTTCTTCGTCGGACCGGCACTGGTGACCCCGGCCCTGGACGGGCTCGGCATCGGCGCGACCGCGCTGTTCATCCCGCCGGCCGTCCTCATGGGCTTCGTCCTGCTGCGCCACCACACCCGCACGGCGGACACCGCGGTGCGGAAGGCCGGGCCGCGCGGCAAGGACCAGCCGGGGCGCTTCGCCGCGCTCACCGCGGTCGAGGTCGCCCGGTCCACGGTCTCGACCGGTCTGAACACCTTCATCTCGCTGTACTGGATCCGCCACCTCGGCGCGGGCAGCGGACTCGGCGGGACCGCCCTGACCCTCGAACTCGGCGGCGGTGTGCTCGGCACCCTGCTCGGCGGACGGCTCGCCGACCGCATCGGCATGGTGCGTACCGTGCAGATCGGGAACGCCGCCATGCTGCCCGCCCTGTGGGCCATGCTGGCCTGCGACGACAAGTACGCGGCCCTTCCGCTGGCCCTGCTCGTCGGTCTGATCTCGAACATCCCGTTCGCCGTGCTGATCAAGTTGGGCCAGGACTACCTGCCCAGCCGTCCGGGGACCGCGGCCGGTGTCACCCTCGGCCTGGCCGTGAGCGCCGGCGGGCTCTTCATGCCCCTGCTGGGCCTCGTCGCGGGCCACCACGGACCGCGCGGCGCGCTCGTGGTCCTCGCCGTCGTCCCGGTCCTCGCCATCCTGCTCTCCACCGCGCTGCGCGAACCCGCGCACGACCCGGCGGACGAGCCGGCGGACGAGCCGGGCCCCGGTGGACCCGGCGCACCAGCCCCCGGAGCGGCCCCCCGGTGA